From the genome of Candidatus Binatia bacterium:
CCGCAGACGCTCTTTGAGCTCATGGATGCCTTTGCCGCCGCGCGCGAAGACTCCACTGTCGGAGTGGTCATCTTCACGGGCGCGGGCACCGAAGCGTTTTGCTCCGGCGGCGATCAGCGCGTGCGTGGTTCGGGTGGGTACGTCGGCGATGACGGCGTGCCGCGACTGAACGCGTTGGATCTGCAGCGTCATATCAGAACCCTGCCCAAACCGGTCATCGCCATGGTGGCGGGGTACGCCATCGGCGGCGGACACGTGCTGCACCTGGTCTGCGACCTGACCATCGCCGCCGACAATGCGATGTTCGGTCAAACCGGCCCCCGCGTCGGCAGCTTCGACGGCGGTTACGGCGCGACCTATATGGCCCGCATCGTCGGACACAAAAAGGCGCGGGAGATCTGGTACCTCTGCCGGCGCTATACGGCGGCGCAGGCGTTGGAGATGGGGCTGGTGAATCACGTGGTGCCATTGGATCAGCTCGAAGAGGAAACCGTGCAGTGGTGCCGTGAGATCCTCGCCAACAGCCCAATGGCGATCCGCTGCCTCAAGGCGTCGTTCAATGCCGACACCGACGGCCTCGCCGGCATTCAAGAACTGGCCGGCAACGCCACCTTGCTCTACTACATGTCCGAAGAGGCGCAGGAGGGGCGCAATGCGTTCTTGGAAAAGCGCCCGCCCAACTTCAGCACCTTCCCGCGCTTGCCGTGAGATTCTTCCCTGTTTTCGTAGGGGCGCAGCATGCTGCGCCCCTACAGTCGGAAGGAATCGAGGATGGCCATGCACATGCAGGGCCGTGACTCGTTCTCCGCCTGGATCATGGCGATCCGGCCGGCGACTCTGACGGCGGCAATCATCCCGGTGGTCGTGGGGACCGCCGTTGCCGCCCGAGGCGGCGTGGCGCACCTCGATGCAGCGACGGCGGCGCTCATTGCGGCGCTTCTCATCCAGATCGGGACGAATCTCGTCAACGACGTCGACGACTTCGAGCGCGGCGCCGACTCGGCCGCGCGGCAGGGTCCGACGCGCGTGATCCAGGCCGGACTGCTGTCGCCGGAGCAAGTGCGCCTGGCAGCCTGGATGGCTTTCGGTGCGGCGGCCGTCGCCGGCAGTTACCTCTGCGTCGTCGGTGGCTGGCCGATCATGGCGGTCGGCGTCGCCGCCATCGGCTCCGGGCTGGCGTACACCGGCGGTCCATGGCCGCTCGGCTACCACGGTCTGGGAGACGTGTTCGTGTTCATCTTCTTCGGCGTCGTCGCAGTGGTCGGGACATTCTACGTACAGGCCGGCTGCACGACCAGCTTGGTCGTCGCCGCATCCATTCCGGTCGGGGCGTTAGCAACGGCCATCCTCGTGGTCAACAACGTCCGGGATTTTGACACCGACCGGGTTGCGGGCAAGCACACGTTGGCGGTGCGCTTCGGCCAGGGCGCGGGGCGAGCGGAGTTCATCGCCCTGGTCGCGCTGGCCTATGCGGTGCCGGCGGCGCTGTGGCTTGTATGGCGATCGTCCCTTTGGGTCCTCTTGCCGTGGCTGACGCTGCCGTGGGCCATTACGCTCACTTGGCGCATGGCACGCTGCCGGGACGGCGCAAGCTTCAACGCGGCGCTGCGCAGCACGGCGCGCTTGCACGCGGCATTCGGAGTTTTGTTTGCCGCGGGTCTCATGGGATGAAGCTTCGCCGGATAGAAGTTACGCCGTTCCGCATTCCCTATCGCCGGCCTTTTGTCATCGGGGGAGTAGCCGTCGCTGCACGCACCGGCCTTGTGGTCCAAGTGCACGGTGATGACGGGCGCGTGGGGTTGGGCGAAGTAGCACCGCATCCGACCGCCGGCGACGACACGCTACGCGGCGCCGCACGAGCGATTGCCACAATACAGGAGGCGTTGCTGAGCGCCGGACCGATAGAAGTCGAGTTCCCGCTTTTGGACCGGCTGCCAGTCATCCCGTCGGCCGCGGCACGAGCGGGTCTGGAGATGGCCTGTTGGGATCTGGCCGCGCAGTCGGCCGGAACACGAGTGGCCGAGATGTTGGGATCGATGGTGACGGAAAGCATTCCCGTTAATGCCGTCGTTGATCAGCAGGAGCCGGGCGCGGCGGCGACGGCTGCGCGCGCGTTGGCAGCCGAGGGGTTTTGCTGCATCAAGCTGAAGGTGGCGCGCGACTTCGCCGGAGACGCGGCACGCGTGGCAGCCGTGCGTGCGGCCATCGGTCCTGAAGTCGGCATCCGGCTGGATGCGAACGGAATATGGACGGTTGATGAGGCAATCAACGTGATTCCGCGGCTGGCAACGCATGGGATCGAGTACGTCGAGCAGCCTGTCCGCGAGATGGCGGATCTGGCCCGCGTGCGCCGCACCGTCGAGACAGCCATTGCAGCCGACGAATGTGTGACCGATGCGGATTCCGTCCGGCAGCTCGCGGCAATGGAGGCCGCCGACTTTGTCGTCGTGAAGCCGGCACTACTCGGCTTGGGCAGCGCGGCAGCTGTCATCCGAACTGCGCGTGCCTGCGGTTTGAAGGTGGTGGTGACCTCCGCGCTCGACACCAGCATCGGTATCGCTGCGGCGCTACATCTGGCGGCGACGCTACCGGACCCGGCACTGCCCTGCGGCCTGGCCACCGCGTCGCTGCTGGCAGGCGATCTTGTGCGCCAGCCGCTGGTGCCTCGTGGCGGCTGGCTGAGCGTTCCCCAGGGTCCGGGTTTGGGTGTCCAGTTAGATACGGCGGCCGTGCGGCGTTGGTGTTGCGATGCCGTTCGTTAGGAATGACATCATTCCCGACTGGCTGGAGCAGCGGGCGGAGACCAGCCCTGAGCATGCCGCTCTGATGTACGAGGGGCGGTCCATCTCGTTTGCCGATCTGGCAGCGCGCGCAGCGGCGGTAAGCGGGCGGCTGCGCCATCTCGGGGTGAGCCGTGGTGATCGGATCGCTTTGCTGATCGGCAACCGTCCCGAGTTTGTGGAGATCCTCAACGCGGCGGCGCGTCTGGGTGCCGTCATCGTGCCACTCAACGGACGCCTGAGCCCAACGGAGATTGCCCGGCAACTCGAGGATAGCAATCCACGCGTCCTTCTGTACGACAAGGCCACGCGTGACACCGTCGCTGCCGTTCGCGAGATGCTGGCGATATCGGCGGTCAGCGTGGACGTCGATGCGCTGAACGGTGACCCGGTACTCGACGAGATTGCCGGTGATCCGGACCGCGGCAGCACCACGATCGATCTACAAGCGGGGCACTGCATCGTTTACACCTCCGGAAGCAGCGGCCGTCCCAAGGGCGTGCTGTTGACCTTCGGAAATTTTTTCTGGAGCGCGGTCGGCTCAGCCTTCAACCTCGGCGTCCATCACGATGACCGCTGGCTGGCGTGCCTGCCGTTCTGTCACGTCGGCGGCCTGTCAATTCTGCTGCGCAGTGTCATCTATGGCACGTCGGCGGTCATTCATCACGGCTTCGATCCGGCGCGTGTGGATCGTGCGCTCGATGAGGATCGAGTGACCATCATCTCCGTAGTGGCAAACATGCTCCAGCGGTTGCTGGAGACGCGCGGTGACCGCCCCTTCCCACCATGGTTGCGCTGCATCCTTCTCGGCGGCGGGCCGGCGCCGCCGGCGCTGTTGCAGGCCTGCCGTGCGCGGGGCCTCCCGGTCATGCAGACGTACGGGTTGACCGAAGCGGCATCGCAAGTGGCCACGCTGGCGCCCGCTGATGCCGAACGGAAGCTTGGTTCCGCCGGCAAGCCACTGCTGGGAACCGAGGTCCTCTTGCGCGGCATAGACGGGCCGGTACCAACGGGAGAGGTCGGCGAGATTCTCATTCGTGGGCCGAGCGTGAGTCCGGGCTACCTCAATCCGGTTGGCGATGCGCAGCGCCAGGATGGCTGGTTTTGCACCGGCGATCTCGGCCGTCTCGACGATGAGGGATTTCTTTACGTCATGGGCCGCCGCGACGACATGATCATATCGGGCGGCGAAAACGTCTATCCGGCGGAGGTAGAAGCGGCGCTGCAGGCGCATCCGGCAGTCGCCGAAGCCTGCGTATTTGGTGTGCCCGATGAGCGCTGGGGAACTGCCGTTGCGGCCTGCGTCCGGCTGCGCGCGCACATGACCGCCAGCGCCGACGATCTAACTGAGCACGTCCGCCGCCATCTTGCCCGGTTCAAGGCTCCACGTCACATTCACTTCGTCGACGACTTCCCCCGCACAGCGGCCGGCAAGATCGTCCGCCATCGTGTGCAGCAATCAGCGCTGTCGCGCGTTGCTCGCCGGATCCCGGCGTAATGGAGCACCGCCCCGACGTGAGCCGTGACTGGTCGGACCGATTTGAGCCCCCCTCTTTCAAGCGCTCCGGAAGTTTGATTGACTCCGGTTTCCACAGAGGAGTCGATATGCACGATACCTCCTTGATTCCCGCCGACCAGCTTCACGTCATCCTGAGGCTACTGGCCGCCGCGGCGGCCGGCGCACTGGTAGGCTGGAACCGGCAAATTACCGGCAAGCCGGCGGGGCTGAGGACCCACATGCTGGTGAGTCTCGGCGCTGCGCTGTTCACCCTGATTCCCTTGCTGATCAGCGAAGCCCACGCAGCCGACGCCTTGAGCCGGGCCATTCAAGGCGTAGCGACAGGCATCGGATTCCTGGGGGCCGGAGAGATCTTTCATGAAACACAATCGAAACCGGGAGTTCTGCCGGTACAAGGTTTGACCTCCGCCGCCGCCATTTGGGTGACCGCAGCCTTGGGAATGGTGGCCGGGTGCGGTTTGTGGGTGCTGACCGCTTTCGGAGCCATCCTCACGCTGATCATCCTCGACGTGGCGAGAAGAGTGGAGCCACACCTCAAGGTCCGGTCCGGCGAGTAAACAACCGAGCGCCCAAACTTCAGAGCTTCTTCGTCTTCCAGGTGCCGCGGCGGTACCAGGCGAACATGACCACGGCTTCGAAGACGATCGAAATGAACATGCCGACCGGCCACGCCAGGTCCCAAATTCGACGATACGTGCCCGCTGCCCGTCCCGGAGGCGACTCGCCGGCTGGCGGCGCGACCTCTGCGGCACGGTGGCTCATGGCCGTGGTACTGGCAGGTTACGGTTGGAGAAGTTGCCGTTTCCACCCAGTGCGCGTACGCCTGAACAGCTCGCGTTCGTGCAGCCGTGCCGAGCGCCGGGTCCAGAACTCGATGGTCTCCGGGATGACGCGGTAGCCGTTCCAACCTTCCGGACGCGGGACAGGGCGGCCTTGGTACTTCTTTCGCATCG
Proteins encoded in this window:
- the menB gene encoding 1,4-dihydroxy-2-naphthoyl-CoA synthase → MSVNWIPRRTYTDIRYETAEGIAKITINRPEVRNAFRPQTLFELMDAFAAAREDSTVGVVIFTGAGTEAFCSGGDQRVRGSGGYVGDDGVPRLNALDLQRHIRTLPKPVIAMVAGYAIGGGHVLHLVCDLTIAADNAMFGQTGPRVGSFDGGYGATYMARIVGHKKAREIWYLCRRYTAAQALEMGLVNHVVPLDQLEEETVQWCREILANSPMAIRCLKASFNADTDGLAGIQELAGNATLLYYMSEEAQEGRNAFLEKRPPNFSTFPRLP
- a CDS encoding 1,4-dihydroxy-2-naphthoate polyprenyltransferase, with product MAMHMQGRDSFSAWIMAIRPATLTAAIIPVVVGTAVAARGGVAHLDAATAALIAALLIQIGTNLVNDVDDFERGADSAARQGPTRVIQAGLLSPEQVRLAAWMAFGAAAVAGSYLCVVGGWPIMAVGVAAIGSGLAYTGGPWPLGYHGLGDVFVFIFFGVVAVVGTFYVQAGCTTSLVVAASIPVGALATAILVVNNVRDFDTDRVAGKHTLAVRFGQGAGRAEFIALVALAYAVPAALWLVWRSSLWVLLPWLTLPWAITLTWRMARCRDGASFNAALRSTARLHAAFGVLFAAGLMG
- the menC gene encoding o-succinylbenzoate synthase, encoding MKLRRIEVTPFRIPYRRPFVIGGVAVAARTGLVVQVHGDDGRVGLGEVAPHPTAGDDTLRGAARAIATIQEALLSAGPIEVEFPLLDRLPVIPSAAARAGLEMACWDLAAQSAGTRVAEMLGSMVTESIPVNAVVDQQEPGAAATAARALAAEGFCCIKLKVARDFAGDAARVAAVRAAIGPEVGIRLDANGIWTVDEAINVIPRLATHGIEYVEQPVREMADLARVRRTVETAIAADECVTDADSVRQLAAMEAADFVVVKPALLGLGSAAAVIRTARACGLKVVVTSALDTSIGIAAALHLAATLPDPALPCGLATASLLAGDLVRQPLVPRGGWLSVPQGPGLGVQLDTAAVRRWCCDAVR
- the menE gene encoding o-succinylbenzoate--CoA ligase, whose amino-acid sequence is MPFVRNDIIPDWLEQRAETSPEHAALMYEGRSISFADLAARAAAVSGRLRHLGVSRGDRIALLIGNRPEFVEILNAAARLGAVIVPLNGRLSPTEIARQLEDSNPRVLLYDKATRDTVAAVREMLAISAVSVDVDALNGDPVLDEIAGDPDRGSTTIDLQAGHCIVYTSGSSGRPKGVLLTFGNFFWSAVGSAFNLGVHHDDRWLACLPFCHVGGLSILLRSVIYGTSAVIHHGFDPARVDRALDEDRVTIISVVANMLQRLLETRGDRPFPPWLRCILLGGGPAPPALLQACRARGLPVMQTYGLTEAASQVATLAPADAERKLGSAGKPLLGTEVLLRGIDGPVPTGEVGEILIRGPSVSPGYLNPVGDAQRQDGWFCTGDLGRLDDEGFLYVMGRRDDMIISGGENVYPAEVEAALQAHPAVAEACVFGVPDERWGTAVAACVRLRAHMTASADDLTEHVRRHLARFKAPRHIHFVDDFPRTAAGKIVRHRVQQSALSRVARRIPA
- a CDS encoding MgtC/SapB family protein, whose amino-acid sequence is MHDTSLIPADQLHVILRLLAAAAAGALVGWNRQITGKPAGLRTHMLVSLGAALFTLIPLLISEAHAADALSRAIQGVATGIGFLGAGEIFHETQSKPGVLPVQGLTSAAAIWVTAALGMVAGCGLWVLTAFGAILTLIILDVARRVEPHLKVRSGE